The Quercus robur chromosome 3, dhQueRobu3.1, whole genome shotgun sequence DNA segment ctcacagcggtttAGTTCTATGAGTAATACACACTTAAGACACACCAACAAGTCAAGGAACTAGAGATTTGAGTTTATAAGAAactttgtgatttatatcttttgtaactaaatcacataaataatcACAAACAATGTATCTCATGGACTATAATATAATGTCCAATTAGTTTATCTACAAATagtttcatataattaaacatttCAATTAATCATAATATATCATACAAATTGGATTTTAAGGCACAAACTCCTAACAAGTTGAACCACAATACTCTTGGCAATTTGTATATAGCATTGTAATTTtgatttcaatatatatatatatatataattttttttttctgtttggcCAAAATATTATCAGGGCTTATAATAATAACCCAAAAGTGTGGAGCCAATCAATTTTTTCCCCTCCCCATTTTGGCAAGTTCAGTGAGATTTGTTAACAATTTTGATATATTATATTTAGAAACTTTAATTGACAGACCCCACTTGAAAAATTATTCCTTGCTCTAGATCGTGCACCGTGCTCCTTACTAACAAGAACATTAAATTGACATGAATAGAAAGTCGTGAGTCGTGAGTGCCTAGACCAATGTGTTTCACACCACAAGCGGCTACTTTTTAGGCTTCGATTAAAATGTTGAAAGCTAATCACAATCTTTCAAAACCTTGGATTAGTGTCTTGTGTGCTTCAAAATGGTCATGTGAAAACATTCATTCAAAAGAAAACCCGTAATTACCAAGTACTAAAAGAGTTTCATTAATTCTTGGCAATGCCATtgacatgagagagagagagagttaataGTGTGAATGGGGTGGTTTGTCTTGGAGTCAAGGTCTTGGAGAATTTAGTTATACGAGTACGACCATTACGCATTTGTAGATTATAAAAATGTCAATTATCGCAATAGGCTAAGCGAAACCATTACAATACGCTTTTAAACATCTATTACTTCTGAGCTCTTAAACATCTATTACTTGACCcctaaaagaaaacaaacggacaaaagagaagaaggaacaaAAAAGCAGCAGGCTTTTGTATTCCAAGCCCAACACTATCCATGCAACCATTACCTATATCACcttaaaatcacaaaatgaaaagaaaaaagtacacacatatgttgaaattgagaaggcttaatacttaaaaaatggcaaaacttagatacattCTTTATGTGTTAAACCTTAAAATCTTCGATTAAATTcaactataaaatttattggCCAATATAGCACAAACGTTTGCCTTATTGGTCAATACATTTTCTTGTTCTTCTAATGCAatatagttgaatttaattaagagaGTTAAGGTAAAACACTAAAGGAACTGTAACTAAAATTTACCCAATACTTTTATAGAAAGCAGATGATGAACCCAAATCAAATCCAGTGGTACTAGTGTCTGGGACAGGTGGCATCCTCCCAAAGAGTGGGCTGTGCTGCACAAATTCATTAGAATCAAAACCCAAGTACGGCCCAGTAAGTGCAGAGTCAAGCCCATTTGTAGTATCCtcagaaaacccaaaaaagttcGTGTCAGTCCAAACTCCTTGTCCCATATCGGAGCCCAATAGTCCAGACCCATAAAAAGATGATGACGCATCAGGAGGCAAGGGTGGTAGCTGAGTGCTATCAGAGTAAGTCTGTGAGTGTGAAAGCCCAGTGTCAGTGTCCATAATACCAGTAATGGGCTGATAAGAACCCAAAGTTGTTGTATTCCCTTGAGCCCACCCAGAAAATGGACATGCAGCATTGAAAGGGTCCTGTGTGAAGAAGAGCtctgtggtggtggtgtttgTGTTGTTGGTTGTGTCATTTTGTTGGTGGTGTTGAAGGGCAGGAGTGAAGAGAGGTGAGATTTCATGATGTGTTTCGTCAGGAGAGATAATAGAGGTGACAGAGGAGCCTCTAGGCATGTCAGAGTAAACAAAGTTGGTACGAGCTTTTGAACCTCGCATGGACCGAGCGGCTCGGTCATAAGCTAAAGCTGCTTCTTCTGCAGTGTCAAATGTGCCGAGCCAATGTCTCTCTTTTGTTGAAGGGTCTCTTATCTCTGCTGCATATCTACCCCATGGCCTTCTTCTTACTCCCAAAAACCTTAATGCTTCTCCTTGTTGGTTTTGTAGtggtgtttgttgttgttgttgttgttgtggctGTGCCTTTCTTTTGGACTTTGATGAAGAGGGTGAGTTGGCTGGTGATGAGTTATTGTTAAAGTCCATGATGTTTGAGAATAAAAGATAGGTCTAGAATTTAGATATAGGCAGAAATTGGCCTGAATATTTCAGTGTTTATCACTTGAACTTCTAAAAAAAGACcaatacaaaaaaacaaagagagagagagagttttttccTGTTTTTGTCTATAGACTTGGTGAAATTTTAGAGGAGAATGATTGTAGGTCTTGTTTTCTGATAGTTGCAATGTAGGGTGGTTTAAATAAGGGCATTGTCTAATATATTCACGTGCTGTTTACCGGACTTGCCCTTCACAAGTTCTCAAAAGGCATTGAAATCCCACTCTATCCAAATGATGAGCCAACAATGACTATTGAGTTTGTGCAatctctcaatctcattttttttgcTA contains these protein-coding regions:
- the LOC126718042 gene encoding ethylene-responsive transcription factor LEP-like, giving the protein MDFNNNSSPANSPSSSKSKRKAQPQQQQQQQTPLQNQQGEALRFLGVRRRPWGRYAAEIRDPSTKERHWLGTFDTAEEAALAYDRAARSMRGSKARTNFVYSDMPRGSSVTSIISPDETHHEISPLFTPALQHHQQNDTTNNTNTTTTELFFTQDPFNAACPFSGWAQGNTTTLGSYQPITGIMDTDTGLSHSQTYSDSTQLPPLPPDASSSFYGSGLLGSDMGQGVWTDTNFFGFSEDTTNGLDSALTGPYLGFDSNEFVQHSPLFGRMPPVPDTSTTGFDLGSSSAFYKSIG